In the Mastomys coucha isolate ucsf_1 unplaced genomic scaffold, UCSF_Mcou_1 pScaffold18, whole genome shotgun sequence genome, one interval contains:
- the Cdkn2c gene encoding cyclin-dependent kinase 4 inhibitor C: MAEPWGNELASAAARGDLEQLTSLLQNNVNVNAQNGFGRTALQVMKLGNPEIARRLLLRGANPNLKDRTGFAVIHDAARAGFLDTVQALLEFQADVNIEDNEGNLPLHLAAKEGHLPVVEFLMKHTACNVGHRNHKGDTAFDLARFYGRNEVISLMEANGAGGATSL; encoded by the exons ATGGCCGAGCCTTGGGGGAACGAGTTGGCGTCCGCAGCTGCCAGGGGGGACCTAGAGCAACTTACTAGTTTGTTGCAAAATAATGTAAACGTCAACGCTCAAAATGGATTTGGGAGAACTGCGCTGCAG gttatGAAACTTGGAAATCCGGAGATTGCCAGGAGACTTCTCCTCAGAGGTGCTAATCCCAATTTGAAAGACCGAACTGGTTTTGCTGTCATTCATGATGCTGCCAGAGCAGGTTTCCTGGACACTGTACAGGCTTTGCTGGAGTTCCAAGCTGATGTTAACATCGAAGATAATGAAGGGAACCTGCCCTTGCACTTGGCTGCCAAAGAAGGCCACCTCCCTGTGGTGGAGTTCCTTATGAAGCACACAGCCTGCAATGTGGGGCATCGGAACCATAAGGGGGACACCGCCTTTGACTTGGCCAGGTTCTATGGAAGAAATGAGGTCATTAGCCTGATGGAGGCCAATGGGGCTGGGGGAGCCACGAGCCTGTAG